In the genome of Blastopirellula retiformator, the window GTGAAGTTGCCGCTACGGTTGATTCGCGGCATTGCGCTGCGTTTGCCGCTGGACGACGTAAAAAGGCAGGCGCTACTCGATCGCATCCAGGGCTACGCCGGCAATGACGATCAGTTGCTGCTAGAGAATGGCGACGTCATCTCGGGACTGGTTGCGGCGATCAAGTCGGAAACGATTCAGCTAGAAACCGAGTCGACTTCGCTCGAAGTCGATCGGACGCGCGTCGCCGCAATCCTGTTCGCCCCCAGCTTGGCGCCCTCGTCCGGCGTGGCGTTTGACGCTTGGCTCGGCTTGAGCGACGGCTCGCTGTTACCTGTGCGCAAGATCGCAATGGCCGGGAAGGAGATGCAGGTCGAAATTGCTCGCGATGTTGTGTTGGAGTCGGTTCCGGGAGCGAAGCTGCAGCGAGATGTCGTTTACGCGGCCCCGCAGTCAGGCGAAGTGATTTATCTCTCGGACCTGCCGAAGTTGCAAGCGAAACAGATTTCGTTTCTGACGACCGGTTGGAGCTTTCAGCGCGACCGCAGCGTCTTGGGCGGGGAGCTTGCCGCCGGCGGCAAGCTCTATCGCAAAGGCTTGGGCGTGCACAGTACGTCGCGGTTGGCCGCGCCCATTCCCAAAGGCTTTGTCCGGTTTGCGGCGGAGATCGCCGTCGATCAATCGTCTGGGGACGAAGGGAGCGTTCGGTTTCGCGTTTACCTGGCAGGGCCGAATGGCGCCTGGAAGTCGGCCTATCAAAGCGAGACGATGCGCGGCGGGATGCCGCCGCAGTCGATCAACGTGCCGCTGGGAAATGCCGCCGCGATTGCGTTAGTGGTCGACTTCGCCGATCGCGGGGACGTCAAGGACCGAGCCGATTGGCTCTCGGCCCGGTTCGAAAAGTAACGTCGCGTTGCGTTAGCGCTTGTGCCCCGGAATCAGGAAGCTCAAGTGATGTTGGCAATGCCACATATGGACCTTGCGCCATTCTTCCTGGGAAAGCGATCCCATAACCGGCGACTCGACGAATTGGACGTCCTCTTGCATCACCCGGGCGATCGCTCGCTCTAGTTCGGCCAGACGAATCTCATCGTCAGCGCTGGTCGAGGGCAAGATCGAAGGGGGCGCCTTCGCTTTGACGCTGACGGCGCCTCCCTTGAGGATCGTCGGCAAGTAGATCATCCGCAGCACCGGGCGGACGACCGGCAGCCAAAACGGCATGCGATCTTTAAAGCCGTCGATCGATTGATCCATAAAGGCGGCCAGGTGTTGGCAGATCTGGCCCAGATTCCATTGCCCTAACTTGTGATAACCGACGTCCGCCAGATGGTGGCAGTCGACAATCACCTCCTCGAAGTTCGCAAACAGCAAAATCCGACGTTTCGTCGTCCCGACGTCGTCGCTTGCCCGACTACTCGCAATCATGCTCTCTGTCCTTTTCTTAAGGATTCACGCGCGAGAAATAAACGCTTTTAAACAAAAAAAAGGCCGATGTCGTAGTGCGACATCGGCCTCTTCTCGTATTTCAAGTTGTCAATCGCTTAGCGAGTTCCGGGTCGCTAAGTGATTATTCCGTCCTCTTGCGGCGTGCTGGAGTCGGGGCGTTGTCCCCGCAGCACGCTATTTCCTTCAAACAATTTCGATTCGTCGACCGGCTCAGGATTCAGCCAGTCCGTCTCGTTGAATTGTCCACTTTGATTATACGCAGATATTGCGTTCTTGTAACACGTTAGCTGAACATCTTCCTCGGCGATACCCTGACCGAGCATCAAATTGCCCGTTTTCGTTACCGCGAGTGGGTCGGAAATGCCCCAGTCGGCCGAGGAGTCGATGATCACCCGATCCGACCCGTACTGTTTGACGATTTCGACCATCCGTTGGTTCCCCATCTTTGTCTTGGGATAGATGGTGAACGCCGCCCAGTAACCGCGATCGAGAACCTCTTTGCAGGTCTCTTCGTTATTGTGATCGATCACCACCATGTGGGGCGGAACGCCATGTTCTTCAATGATGTCCATGCTCCGATACGTTCCCCGCTTTTTGTTGCGGTGGGGCGTATGGATCATCACCGGTAATTCCAACTCCTTGGCCAGGTCGAGCTGCACCCGCAGGGCTCGCTCTTCGGCAGGGGTCATGTCGTCAAAGCCGATCTCGCCGACGGCGACGACGTTGTCTTTGGCCAGGAACAGCGGAAGCATGTCGAGCACTTCTTCGGCCAGCCGCTCGTTATTCGCTTCTTTCGCGTTCAAACCAATCGTGCAGTAGTGCTTGATGCCGAACTGTCCAGCTCGAAACCGCTCGAAGCCGACCAGGCTCGAGAAATAGTCGTGGAAGGCGCCGGCGGTCGTGCGCGGCTGACCGAGCCAGAAGGCAGGCTCGATCACGGCGACGATGCCCGCTTCGGCCATGCGTTCGTAATCGTCGGTCGAACGCGACGAGCAGTGGATGTGGGGGTCGATGTAT includes:
- a CDS encoding NPCBM/NEW2 domain-containing protein; this encodes MFRLCLFAFVGLLVCATCSLRAEGTLLERNQQRRTAQLTGIEGDQWTFAIDGQSETLPAAQIVQFGAPAAVVKTPLVLLNGGGRIVLQDILLARRELIGYPSKAFDEVKLPLRLIRGIALRLPLDDVKRQALLDRIQGYAGNDDQLLLENGDVISGLVAAIKSETIQLETESTSLEVDRTRVAAILFAPSLAPSSGVAFDAWLGLSDGSLLPVRKIAMAGKEMQVEIARDVVLESVPGAKLQRDVVYAAPQSGEVIYLSDLPKLQAKQISFLTTGWSFQRDRSVLGGELAAGGKLYRKGLGVHSTSRLAAPIPKGFVRFAAEIAVDQSSGDEGSVRFRVYLAGPNGAWKSAYQSETMRGGMPPQSINVPLGNAAAIALVVDFADRGDVKDRADWLSARFEK
- a CDS encoding TatD family hydrolase, coding for MRYIDPHIHCSSRSTDDYERMAEAGIVAVIEPAFWLGQPRTTAGAFHDYFSSLVGFERFRAGQFGIKHYCTIGLNAKEANNERLAEEVLDMLPLFLAKDNVVAVGEIGFDDMTPAEERALRVQLDLAKELELPVMIHTPHRNKKRGTYRSMDIIEEHGVPPHMVVIDHNNEETCKEVLDRGYWAAFTIYPKTKMGNQRMVEIVKQYGSDRVIIDSSADWGISDPLAVTKTGNLMLGQGIAEEDVQLTCYKNAISAYNQSGQFNETDWLNPEPVDESKLFEGNSVLRGQRPDSSTPQEDGIIT
- a CDS encoding DUF1569 domain-containing protein is translated as MIASSRASDDVGTTKRRILLFANFEEVIVDCHHLADVGYHKLGQWNLGQICQHLAAFMDQSIDGFKDRMPFWLPVVRPVLRMIYLPTILKGGAVSVKAKAPPSILPSTSADDEIRLAELERAIARVMQEDVQFVESPVMGSLSQEEWRKVHMWHCQHHLSFLIPGHKR